In a genomic window of Cuculus canorus isolate bCucCan1 chromosome Z, bCucCan1.pri, whole genome shotgun sequence:
- the PTBP3 gene encoding polypyrimidine tract-binding protein 3 isoform X2 codes for MASEEVAVTMVNHYTSSIPYLRSQPVYIEYSNHKELKTDNLPNQARTQAALQGVNAMQSGSLAFTGAFAAEGGVLPGQGSILRIIIEDLFYPVTLEVLYQVFSKFGSVLKIVTFTKNNQFQVLLQYAEPMHAYYAKMALDGQNIYATCCTLRIDFSKLTSLKVRYNNDKSRDFTRLDLPSGDIQPVLDPSIAAFGTQNFLFPSYAGAAGFAPPLGFAQDAGLSVPAVPPALGSLAVMSPAVPGQMTIPGVTGAPVNSVLLVSNLNPEVITPYGLFILFGVYGDVHRVKIMFKKKEKALVQMADAVQAQIAINYLNGQRLYGRVLHTTFSKHQIVQLPREGHEDQGLTKDYSNSPLHRYKKPGSKNFQNIFPPSATLHLSNIPPSATVDNLKNLFTSTGSTVKAFKFFQRDCKMALIQLGSVEEAVHALIELHNHDLGENHHLRVSFSKSTI; via the exons ATGGCTTCTGAAGAAGTTGCTGTTACTATGGTGAACCACTATACTTCTTCTATACCTTACCTCCGCAGTCAGCCTGTTTATATTGAGTATTCCAATCACAAAGAACTCAAGACTGACAATCTACCAAATCAAGCT AGAACCCAAGCTGCATTGCAAGGTGTGAATGCTATGCAGTCTGGAAGCCTGGCTTTTACAGgtgcttttgctgctgaaggTGGGGTCCTTCCAGGTCAAGGTTCTATTCTTCGCATCATTATTGAAGATCTTTTTTACCCTGTCACTTTAGAAGTGCTGTATCAG GTTTTCTCTAAATTTGGATCTGTCTTGAAGATTGTCACCTTCACTAAGAATAATCAGTTCCAAGTTTTGCTTCAGTATGCTGAGCCAATGCATGCATATTATGCCAAAATG gctctgGATGGCCAAAATATCTACGCTACGTGCTGCACTCTGCGTATCGATTTCTCTAAGTTAACTAGCCTTAAGGTAAGGTACAACAATGACAAAAGTAGAGATTTCACTCGCCTTGACCTTCCTTCTGGTGATATCCAGCCAGTTCTGGACCCCTCCATAGCTGCGTTTG GCACCCAAAATTTCCTCTTTCCGTCGTATGCAGGGGCTGCTGGGTTTGCCCCACCCTTGGGCTTTGCTCAAGATGCTG GTCTTTCGGTTCCAGCTGTTCCTCCAGCACTTGGTTCTCTTGCAGTCATGTCACCTGCAGTGCCTGGACAGATGACTATTCCTGGTGTTACTGGTGCTCCAGTAAATTCTGTTTTACTAGTCAGCAACCTCAACCCTGAA gTCATCACACCATATGGGCTTTTCATCTTATTTG GTGTGTATGGTGATGTGCATCGTGTGAAGATcatgtttaagaaaaaagaaaaagctttggtTCAGATGGCAGATGCAGTCCAGGCTCAAATAG CTATCAACTATTTGAATGGACAGAGGCTTTATGGAAGGGTCCTCCATACTACTTTTTCAAAACACCAAATAGTTCAACTTCCTCGTGAGGGACATGAGGACCAAGGTCTCACAAAGGACTATAGCAATAGCCCTTTACATCGCTATAAGAAGCCTGGCTCTAAGAACTTCCAAAATATCTTTCCTCCATCTGCCACCCTTCATCTCTCCAATATCCC gcCTTCTGCTACTGTTGATAATCTGAAGAACCTTTTTACAAGTACTGGATCTACTGTGAAAGCCTTCAAATTTTTCCA GAGAGACTGCAAAATGGCTCTTATCCAGCTGGGCTCTGTGGAAGAAGCAGTTCATGCTCTCATTGAGCTTCACAATCATGACCTTGGAGAAAACCATCACCTCCGAGTTTCCTTCTCAAAATCTACAATCTGA
- the PTBP3 gene encoding polypyrimidine tract-binding protein 3 isoform X1, with protein sequence MDKSTAAAELGNEKKKFKRDRSPCSPSRVLHLRQIPNHATEAEIISLGLPFGKVTNLLRLKGKNQAFLEMASEEVAVTMVNHYTSSIPYLRSQPVYIEYSNHKELKTDNLPNQARTQAALQGVNAMQSGSLAFTGAFAAEGGVLPGQGSILRIIIEDLFYPVTLEVLYQVFSKFGSVLKIVTFTKNNQFQVLLQYAEPMHAYYAKMALDGQNIYATCCTLRIDFSKLTSLKVRYNNDKSRDFTRLDLPSGDIQPVLDPSIAAFGTQNFLFPSYAGAAGFAPPLGFAQDAGLSVPAVPPALGSLAVMSPAVPGQMTIPGVTGAPVNSVLLVSNLNPEVITPYGLFILFGVYGDVHRVKIMFKKKEKALVQMADAVQAQIAINYLNGQRLYGRVLHTTFSKHQIVQLPREGHEDQGLTKDYSNSPLHRYKKPGSKNFQNIFPPSATLHLSNIPPSATVDNLKNLFTSTGSTVKAFKFFQRDCKMALIQLGSVEEAVHALIELHNHDLGENHHLRVSFSKSTI encoded by the exons aacttgggaatgagaagaagaaatttaaaagagacAGATCACCATGTTCCCCTTCACGAGTTCTTCATCTTCGTCAAATTCCAAATCATGCTACTgaggcagaaattatttcattaggCCTCCCTTTTGGCAAAGTAACCAACCTCTTGAGGcttaagggaaaaaatcag GCATTTTTGGAAATGGCTTCTGAAGAAGTTGCTGTTACTATGGTGAACCACTATACTTCTTCTATACCTTACCTCCGCAGTCAGCCTGTTTATATTGAGTATTCCAATCACAAAGAACTCAAGACTGACAATCTACCAAATCAAGCT AGAACCCAAGCTGCATTGCAAGGTGTGAATGCTATGCAGTCTGGAAGCCTGGCTTTTACAGgtgcttttgctgctgaaggTGGGGTCCTTCCAGGTCAAGGTTCTATTCTTCGCATCATTATTGAAGATCTTTTTTACCCTGTCACTTTAGAAGTGCTGTATCAG GTTTTCTCTAAATTTGGATCTGTCTTGAAGATTGTCACCTTCACTAAGAATAATCAGTTCCAAGTTTTGCTTCAGTATGCTGAGCCAATGCATGCATATTATGCCAAAATG gctctgGATGGCCAAAATATCTACGCTACGTGCTGCACTCTGCGTATCGATTTCTCTAAGTTAACTAGCCTTAAGGTAAGGTACAACAATGACAAAAGTAGAGATTTCACTCGCCTTGACCTTCCTTCTGGTGATATCCAGCCAGTTCTGGACCCCTCCATAGCTGCGTTTG GCACCCAAAATTTCCTCTTTCCGTCGTATGCAGGGGCTGCTGGGTTTGCCCCACCCTTGGGCTTTGCTCAAGATGCTG GTCTTTCGGTTCCAGCTGTTCCTCCAGCACTTGGTTCTCTTGCAGTCATGTCACCTGCAGTGCCTGGACAGATGACTATTCCTGGTGTTACTGGTGCTCCAGTAAATTCTGTTTTACTAGTCAGCAACCTCAACCCTGAA gTCATCACACCATATGGGCTTTTCATCTTATTTG GTGTGTATGGTGATGTGCATCGTGTGAAGATcatgtttaagaaaaaagaaaaagctttggtTCAGATGGCAGATGCAGTCCAGGCTCAAATAG CTATCAACTATTTGAATGGACAGAGGCTTTATGGAAGGGTCCTCCATACTACTTTTTCAAAACACCAAATAGTTCAACTTCCTCGTGAGGGACATGAGGACCAAGGTCTCACAAAGGACTATAGCAATAGCCCTTTACATCGCTATAAGAAGCCTGGCTCTAAGAACTTCCAAAATATCTTTCCTCCATCTGCCACCCTTCATCTCTCCAATATCCC gcCTTCTGCTACTGTTGATAATCTGAAGAACCTTTTTACAAGTACTGGATCTACTGTGAAAGCCTTCAAATTTTTCCA GAGAGACTGCAAAATGGCTCTTATCCAGCTGGGCTCTGTGGAAGAAGCAGTTCATGCTCTCATTGAGCTTCACAATCATGACCTTGGAGAAAACCATCACCTCCGAGTTTCCTTCTCAAAATCTACAATCTGA